One window from the genome of Prinia subflava isolate CZ2003 ecotype Zambia chromosome 2, Cam_Psub_1.2, whole genome shotgun sequence encodes:
- the PCARE gene encoding photoreceptor cilium actin regulator, whose protein sequence is MGCTPSHSETAARSGLKALNKPKSVLPIDSRDKGIPLLVKGSSCYNIDEYGVQGKDYLEEEEEDRLSDLDKNDNLQLSSKAHSDSQISREEKKIERTATDAEVVMSELIESQKHITESIEIRKQTSCESEASAFIWDDKNESNAKQIPKKGKKKKTHKLAKQGQPNKSKEKSILAPCETEKKVDFPELLVKAHQSAYAYLHPNLSKYETILHMASQATQTQLFLQQMISFLVLRFDEINQLLEEIANDGENLLKDVGGNLAWPAEKDDFKEHPDLLQQLLQYTVNKMQLVSGMLASLTSNALQETCSYLQSAASNLEGKLKAKQSFDEHLLRTVKLLEASTVGPSQPHSDDRTLCSEDSGIGVDNESLKEFSALSQHGGQPGDSCAQGHPSRKHGRTAERVDGGTAPVGTAASHGCALDRPFKGVLHSPVQSREATSCQHGLAEGTSTVPQYASLNKSRPNNSLQSDSTQEGEHFKICESTDFLSDEDEDDDDDDEESTLGEDDDNTSLSEMGKDALPRSLSSPALTDSIQRQSIKRTENADTEEIILKMKDAISEKIKFVPAKSRRKEWIEDESGRAVLAKRPSTATGRQRRFGKQRRSRSEESLRSQAEDPTLLELQRTQKELSKRLEMLYGKDIANNLELWKSRTAPYLQDEQISSRSSRKLKSGLSKNFSILPNQDKVPLFTSDQNPVPPLNEKRARKPVRAPVPAQETSGGKENEPPGAQMLSGSSCTPRQSVKKLIETFSPTDDLAKATPLRSLGPIKCIRKFGLPVIPPTTPFQRGLAPLNLKHRISPVEDTNTNDASSSFPNAFLPAPPAESSKKDTKEETDEDTENLPPPPPEMLMDTSSENLSEPEETARIEGNSSEDAKKTTKPELHAAKRSQVSPKMKASIQSIDLLPSKNVSGPSAVNNKGPRNTRSGDEKPHRYSLELNPTNVRIPSQEEILATQRKEAADLYKQTHKIIPLQNPSGVSNSHSNSSESKGPNPPAPSVPSQKHGSPDPLRSNEKGSLFARRVSPTRTPPSSPTEKWLFSPPAHHRHSLQAFSSTQPSSPVMQRKPSPPSSPRMPSPPLQKKLPSPPPQRKPLSPPVGHKQSSAAAPRLAGSPAPFPTTPSPPASPSRSYKGPRAGLDAGDEHQLSSSKRVSNVRSIFCPATSSLFEARPPVVPSKWPAEVTSQPEAASHSQRSSLLFRQPRDRTRKLSLSSTNPQPFVRRSFSDRRPGVQPHLPAPLAAGSEPALNQASLEKSPRKAGDSWNSSGVPEAKESHRSASHPELFVVGQGLQRD, encoded by the exons ATGGGCTGCACACCTTCTCACAGTGAGACTGCTGCAAGAAGTGGTCTTAAGGCTTTGAATAAACCCAAAAGTGTTTTGCCGATTGATTCAAGAGATAAAGGAATCCCTCTGCTGGTTAAAGGTTCATCTTGCTACAATATTGATGAATATGGGGTTCAGGGGAAGGACTAcctggaagaagaggaggaggatagACTGTCAGATCTGGACAAAAATGATAATTTGCAGTTATCTTCCAAGGCTCATTCAGATTCCCAGATTtccagggaagagaagaaaattgagAGGACGGCCACAGATGCTGAAGTCGTTATGTCGGAACTGATTGAGTCTCAAAAGCACATCACTGAGTCCATAGAGATCAGAAAGCAAACCTCCTGCGAATCAGAAGCGTCAGCCTTCATCTGGGATGACAAGAATGAAAGCAACGCAAAGCAAATcccaaagaaaggaaagaagaaaaaaacccataagcTGGCAAAGCAAGGTCAACCCAACAAAAGTAAAGAAAAGTCCATTCTGGCCCCGTGCGAGACAGAGAAGAAGGTAGACTTCCCAGAACTGCTCGTCAAGGCGCACCAGAGTGCGTACGCCTACCTACATCCCAACCTCTCCAAGTATGAAACTATTCTGCACATGGCCAGCCAGGCCACCCAAACTCAGCTCTTCCTACAGCAGATGATCAGCTTCCTTGTGCTTCGCTTTGATGAAATCAACCAGCTCTTGGAAGAAATTGCCAATGATGGGGAAAATCTTCTCAAAGATGTAGGTGGGAATCTGGCATGGCCAGCAGAAAAGGATGACTTCAAGGAGCACCCTGATCTTCTGCAACAGCTACTGCAGTACACGGTCAACAAAATGCAGCTGGTGAGTGGGATGCTGGCCTCCCTCACGTCCAACGCCCTGCAGGAGACGTGCAGCTACCTGCAGTCTGCTGCAAGCAACTTGGAAGGcaaactgaaagcaaagcaaagctttgATGAGCACCTGCTACGGACAGTAAAGCTGCTCGAAGCCTCAACTGTGGGACCCTCTCAGCCCCACAGTGATGACAGGACTCTGTGTTCTGAGGACAGTGGCATTGGTGTGGACAATGAATCCCTCAAAGAGTTCAGTGCTCTCAGCCAGCATGGAGGACAGCCAGGTGACTCCTGTGCACAGGGACATCCATCCCGAAAGCACGGCAGAACAGCGGAGCGTGTGGATGGTGGGACAGCccctgtgggcacagctgcGTCCCACGGCTGTGCTCTTGACAGGCCCTTTAAAGGTGTGCTTCATTCACCTGTGCAAAGCAGGGAGGCGACCTCTTGTCAGCATGGACTAGCAGAAGGCACTTCCACTGTGCCCCAATATGCAAGCTTGAACAAAAGCCGTCCCAACAACTCCTTGCAGTCTGATTCTACTCAGGAAGGTGAACATTTCAAAATCTGTGAATcaacagattttctttctgatgaggatgaggatgatgatgatgatgatgaagaaaGCACACTGGGGGAGGATGATGACAACACAAGTTTATCAGAAATGGGAAAGGATGCTCTGCCAAGGTCCCTGTCTTCACCTGCACTCACTGATAGCATTCAAAGGCAGTCCATCAAAAGGACAGAGAATGCAGATACAGAAGAAATCATTTTGAAGATGAAAGATGCCATCAGTGAAAAAATCAAGTTTGTCCCAGCTAAATCAAGGCGTAAAGAATGGATAGAGGATGAGAGCGGAAGGGCAGTCCTAGCAAAAAGGCCCAGTACAGCAACAGGCAGACAGAGAAGGTTTGGGAAACAACGACGGTCCAGGTCAGAGGAGTCCCTCAGAAGCCAGGCAGAGGACCCAACTCTCCTGGAGCTTCAAAGGACTCAAAAGGAGCTCAGCAAAAGGCTGGAAATGTTGTATGGAAAGGATATAGCTAACAACCTGGAGCTCTGGAAATCAAGAACAGCACCTTATTTGCAGGATGAGCAAATTTCATCTAGGTCCTCCCGCAAGCTGAAGTCAGGCCTCTCAAAAAATTTCAGCATCCTGCCTAACCAGGATAAAGTCCCTTTGTTCACATCTGATCAAAACCCTGTTCCTCCACTGAATGAAAAGAGAGCCAGGAAGCCTGTAAGAGCTCCTGTGCCTGCTCAGGAGACATCAGGAGGCAAAGAAAACGAGCCTCCTGGAGCACAAATGTTGAGTGGCAGCAGCTGTACCCCCCGGCAGTCTGTCAAAAAACTGATTGAAACCTTCAGTCCTACTGATGATCTTGCAAAAGCCACACCTCTAAGATCCTTAGGACCAATAAAGTGCATCAGAAAATTTGGACTTCCAGTCATCCCACCCACCACTCCCTTTCAGAGGGGCCTGGCACCTTTAAATCTTAAGCATCGTATTTCACCAGTAGAAGACACAAATACCAATGATGCTTCTTCTAGCTTTCCAAATGCCTTTCTTCCTGCACCACCTGCAGAATCAAGCAAGAAGGACACAAAGGAAGAGACTGATGAAGACACCGAGAACCTGCCACCTCCACCACCTGAAATGTTAATGGACACTTCTTCTGAAAATTTATCCGAGCCTGAAGAAACTGCAAGAATAGAAGGAAACTCTTCAGAAGATGCCAAAAAGACCACCAAACCAGAATTGCATGCTGCTAAGAGATCACAAGTTTCCCCAAAAATGAAAGCTTCCATTCAGTCCATTGACTTACTGCCAAGTAAAAATGTCAGCGGCCCCAGTGCAGTGAATAATAAAGGTCCAAGGAACACCAGGTCAGGGGATGAGAAACCGCACAGGTACTCCCTGGAGCTGAACCCGACCAACGTGCGCATCCCCAGCCAGGAGGAGATATtagcaacccagaggaaagaGGCCGCGGATTTGTACAAGCAAACCCATAAAATTATTCCTCTTCAAAATCCCAGCGGGGTTTCAAACTCACACAGCAACAGCTCAGAGAGCAAGGGGCCCAACCCACCTGCGCCTTCAGTGCCGAGCCAGAAGCACGGCTCTCCCGATCCACTCCGGAGCAATGAGAAAGGCTCACTGTTCGCCAGGAGGGTCTCCCCAACGAGAACTCCTCCTTCTTCACCAACTGAGAAATGGCTGTTCAGCCCCCCCGCGCATCACAGGCATTCCCTGCAGGCTTTTAGCAGCACGCAACCGAGCTCACCCGTGATGCAGAGGAAACCCAGTCCCCCCTCTAGCCCCAGGATGCCCAGCCCACCTTTGCAGAAGAAGCTGCCCTCTCCGCCACCACAGCGAAAACCGCTCAGCCCTCCTGTGGGGCACAAGcaaagctcagcagcagccccgcgGCTGGCAGGCTCCCCCGCTCCATTCCCCACCACCCCCTCCCCACCAGCCTCCCCATCTCGCTCCTACAAGGGGCCAAGAGCTGGGCTGGACGCTGGGGACGAGCACCAGCTCTCCTCCTCCAAGAGGGTCAGCAATGTCCGCTCCATATTTTGCCCTGCCACCTCTTCCTTATTCGAAGCCAGACCTCCAGTGGTACCCAGCAAATGGCCTGCCGAGGTGACCAGCCAGCCTGAAGCTGCATCCCATTCCCAAAGGAGCAGCCTGCTGTTCCGGCAGCCCAGAGACCGGACCAGGAagctgtccctgagcagcaCCAATCCTCAGCCGTTCGTAAGGAGAAGTTTCTCTGACCGCCGACCAGGGGTCCAGCCtcatctcccagctcctctaGCTGCTGGCAGTGAACCCGCACTTAACCAAGCAAG cttgGAGAAGAGCCCTAGGAAAGCAGGTGACTCTTGGAACAGCTCTGGTGTTCCTGAAGCCAAAGAATCCCACAGATCTGCTTCCCACCCCGAGCTGTTTGTCGtgggccaggggctgcagagggactga